From Rudanella lutea DSM 19387, a single genomic window includes:
- a CDS encoding phosphoribosylanthranilate isomerase — protein sequence MRIRVKVCCISSLEEVQMAIRAGADALGLVGPMPSGPGVVADDLAAAIVRSVPPPIATFMLTSETTADGIVAHQQRVGANTIQLVDAVPAGTYAQIRAALPAVKIVQVIHVVDERSLIEAQQAVTDGADALLLDSGNPTLAIKELGGTGRVHDWQISRQIVDTSPVPVFLAGGLRPDNVREAIRAVGPFGLDICSGVRTNGHLDADKLRAFLEAVR from the coding sequence ATGAGAATCCGCGTAAAAGTTTGCTGTATCAGCAGTCTGGAAGAGGTCCAGATGGCTATTCGGGCCGGGGCCGATGCCCTCGGTTTGGTCGGTCCTATGCCCAGTGGGCCGGGCGTGGTGGCCGACGATCTGGCGGCTGCCATAGTCCGTAGCGTGCCGCCCCCTATTGCCACGTTTATGCTGACGAGCGAAACTACAGCTGACGGAATTGTCGCCCATCAGCAACGGGTAGGGGCCAACACCATTCAGTTGGTCGATGCCGTACCGGCCGGGACGTATGCCCAGATCCGGGCGGCTTTGCCCGCCGTGAAAATTGTGCAGGTGATTCATGTAGTTGATGAGCGAAGCCTGATTGAGGCCCAACAAGCCGTAACCGATGGGGCCGATGCGCTGTTGCTCGATTCGGGTAACCCAACCCTGGCGATAAAAGAATTGGGCGGTACCGGCCGGGTGCATGACTGGCAGATTAGCCGTCAGATTGTGGATACCTCGCCGGTGCCGGTATTTCTGGCCGGTGGGCTACGGCCCGACAATGTCCGCGAGGCCATCCGGGCGGTAGGGCCGTTTGGGCTGGACATTTGCAGCGGTGTGCGTACCAACGGGCACCTCGACGCCGACAAGCTTCGGGCGTTTTTAGAAGCCGTTCGGTAG
- a CDS encoding SdrD B-like domain-containing protein, giving the protein MRTLAAILFTVASMSGWAAQAQTLELTAEADKSDILTGESLVYTFKYKCASTTNNCTGVTLTATIPQNIIFPTQTIGLPSDIQSYSISPSGNSITFTFKEPLTAGNTGIIQVTGQGSFGIADNSTSTLTAVLSSNGVPGSTQTVNTTIHAYDKFCPSKSNGVGLGIDNTTTYTIRLSGASQNGYQLTGVGLLSPGPVTVVDQLPAGTVIESVNVIPVDGLPVPTIPTGVCVVDNANARITCTFPASVMEVKSQFQPVVDIKINVKYPSTAFTAGTNVTNSVTVTYQPVGTSTPITLVNGDVRNFTDGATYTTTATRVCTAKLDVTDPLVASLSKLSYTKTGTSSAKPGEDLYFDLNISNTGNTTLTDIVIEDIIPEGLTITRFAPGEFVGLVGGEVATHYVKTANNPTYTALTTFPYTVAAGDKITAYKMLLNQLPPGAYNRYMRLSGTSSPGVSGTSIVNCYTATAGNAGLVTDPATQACHTITITQLDPFSTLSIYKVFVQSPSVPSSVFYTPVNTATSPFWAYISATNSGGGQPLENAVIMDLLPIGLDFTGQILYQSPTPPASTTEAIPNFNGTGRTLIRLTWNTPMPAGTTYGFNIGVKVNPLAPAGLVSDYSSNDRLYNPYLQINGLKNTAFFTGTSPKVCRVEQYFSLNQFQTNDLYDLNSNTQTTSESLCYSSTHIGVTTAAQLSSVKWVKGQCDTEYSRYPDFGQTVPGGIANYKLIVTNTGNVASTSVEILDILPWVGDQGVIDPTARLTEWRPNLVTPIQTPAGVTVYYSTATNPCRTDYVAAGPAGCTPADPTTIQSLKLDFGTKVLQPGDQIELSWDMRAPVTAPTNNEIAWNSFGFKAKRQDNNDPFLPSEPFKVGIKVKADVNSSYGNFVWLDANKNGIQDAGETGIDGVRVELHKDNGDNVNDPKTDPLIAFTSTANGGLYLFPGLAPGNYYAVFFLPPGYETSPANATSDDKDSDGIAGICNGSRVTIAPITSLSATENDLTWDQGIFPAKAAVGNYVWFDENQNNIQDESSANGINGVIVCLYTSTGVFSASTVTTNDVYGRPGYYLFDQLEAGSYYVQFKPTPDKTYTPGSGSQGGSTSDETDSDVDPATGRTATFTLAPGEINLTWDAGLIIQTGPYKLGNYVWSDTNNNGLVDKDEVGLNGVTVNLYNDRNNDNKPQADEQVTTTITGTVAGIDGVYTFDRLPAGNYIVQIPDVNFKGVLLDYVSSTGNDPAPDPDNNVENDDNGSAVVDCGIISKPITLSAVAEPLDGGYTNYSVDFGFYKCIKPDYAASVVQPTCAGGLGSISIGGGTIGDKVGYSIGTTFTGSYSTAVAISSLTNGVVVGNINGSSTDVTYTVRVFNGEEVCYNDFTFTIAKLECCVTPTNVAATALPANVAPGATVTLNATATGTTSGTTTYTWSGPGISSPTATTISSRTVAAPATTGLYTYTVLVSNGAGCEATATVSLTVEIPCALTTTATPGTCDPATNRYTVSGTISLTSATAGTATITDGAVSTTVSVPAGATSVAYSLTGLTSGTGSHTVTVSLPGCGTASATYTAPVSCTVAATIDVTSATVCYGNSATLTASGCTGTVTWSNGTSGTTLVTPALTQTTSYTATCTTATSSTFAVGTVTVLPQPVLNLSASSTLVTVGSNVTLTAAGCAGTITWSNGSTGTSIVVTPTQPSQTYSATCTTGPACFTTASIVLNTIPPCSVSLVVTAGTCQSATNTFSATATLTANNLLQPQSVTLTLGGQSQVFSLTASGENTVQMTVDGLPANGTTGTATALFAGTACGSASATFAAPASCSAAPSVTLEKRVSALEVRLGDVVSYTLTLTNTSPVSATNLVVTDTFSASIAFVPGSATASAGNFTQNPTGGTWSVATLPAGTTATLVFSVSLVTEGITINTATLPTSDTVIETKVCTTVPYLVCKGQPFAIRLTVPSGYSRYQWYLTAPGATTSTLVADGSLNSFTATLPGTYGVVADGGALGNCTSQSCCQIVIQETEVPLFTLVTQKPTCVGATPQADGQLQITGLPTTGRYQYQYSPTTSFDAATAQPAQAAAIPANGFIASNLTEGNYTVRVTDTQTGCFRDVTVGLSANCACPTNKCVPITVSKIQK; this is encoded by the coding sequence ATGCGGACCCTTGCGGCCATACTCTTCACGGTGGCGTCAATGAGCGGCTGGGCAGCTCAGGCCCAAACCCTTGAACTCACCGCCGAAGCCGACAAGTCGGACATCCTAACGGGCGAATCACTGGTGTACACGTTTAAATACAAATGCGCCAGCACCACTAACAACTGTACAGGGGTAACGCTGACGGCTACAATTCCTCAGAATATCATTTTCCCGACGCAGACCATCGGGTTACCATCTGATATTCAGAGTTACTCGATCAGCCCCAGTGGAAATAGCATCACATTTACGTTTAAAGAGCCCCTCACGGCCGGTAATACGGGTATCATTCAGGTAACGGGTCAGGGAAGTTTTGGGATCGCAGACAACTCAACGTCCACGTTAACAGCTGTGCTGTCTTCGAATGGCGTACCCGGTTCAACTCAAACCGTAAACACGACCATTCATGCTTATGACAAGTTTTGTCCTTCTAAATCCAACGGTGTTGGTCTGGGAATTGATAATACTACAACCTATACAATCAGGCTATCGGGAGCCTCCCAAAATGGGTATCAGCTAACGGGTGTGGGGTTACTCAGCCCCGGCCCGGTAACCGTTGTTGACCAATTACCTGCAGGTACTGTTATTGAGTCGGTGAACGTAATTCCTGTTGACGGATTACCAGTTCCGACAATTCCAACAGGGGTCTGTGTAGTCGATAATGCCAATGCACGAATTACCTGCACATTTCCGGCTTCGGTCATGGAAGTCAAGTCCCAATTTCAACCCGTTGTTGATATAAAAATCAACGTAAAGTACCCAAGTACAGCCTTCACGGCTGGTACCAATGTAACAAACAGTGTTACGGTTACCTACCAACCGGTTGGCACCTCAACCCCCATAACGCTGGTGAATGGTGATGTCAGAAATTTTACGGATGGTGCCACCTACACAACTACAGCTACAAGGGTATGTACCGCCAAACTAGACGTTACAGATCCGCTTGTTGCTTCGCTTTCCAAGTTATCCTACACCAAAACCGGAACGAGTAGTGCGAAGCCTGGCGAAGACCTTTACTTTGATCTTAACATCAGCAATACGGGAAATACAACGCTCACCGATATTGTTATTGAGGATATTATCCCGGAAGGGCTTACAATTACCCGATTTGCTCCCGGTGAATTTGTGGGGCTTGTGGGCGGAGAGGTTGCTACTCATTATGTCAAGACGGCAAACAATCCAACGTACACTGCCCTAACAACTTTCCCTTATACAGTTGCGGCAGGTGATAAGATTACAGCCTATAAAATGTTGCTTAATCAGTTGCCTCCGGGTGCCTATAACCGATACATGCGTCTGTCAGGAACGTCGTCGCCTGGTGTTTCGGGAACCAGTATCGTCAATTGCTATACGGCCACCGCTGGTAATGCAGGTTTGGTAACTGACCCAGCCACACAGGCCTGCCATACTATTACTATTACTCAGCTTGACCCCTTCAGCACACTTAGTATTTATAAAGTATTTGTCCAATCGCCAAGCGTACCTTCGAGCGTATTCTACACCCCAGTTAACACCGCAACTTCGCCATTTTGGGCCTATATCAGTGCTACCAACTCTGGAGGAGGACAGCCGCTGGAAAATGCGGTCATTATGGATTTGTTGCCTATCGGACTTGATTTCACGGGCCAGATCCTATACCAGTCGCCCACGCCCCCTGCCAGTACTACAGAGGCAATTCCCAATTTCAATGGCACCGGCCGTACGTTAATTCGGCTAACCTGGAATACGCCCATGCCTGCGGGGACTACCTATGGTTTTAATATTGGGGTAAAGGTAAACCCCCTTGCCCCGGCAGGCCTTGTATCGGATTATTCATCCAATGATCGGCTTTACAATCCCTACTTACAGATTAATGGCCTGAAAAACACAGCATTCTTTACCGGTACTTCTCCTAAAGTTTGTAGGGTTGAGCAATATTTCTCGCTCAACCAGTTTCAGACCAATGACTTGTACGATTTGAATTCAAATACCCAGACCACGTCTGAATCTCTTTGCTATTCATCGACACATATTGGTGTTACCACTGCAGCTCAATTATCCTCTGTAAAATGGGTTAAAGGTCAGTGTGATACCGAATATTCACGCTACCCTGACTTTGGACAGACCGTGCCGGGTGGTATCGCCAACTACAAGCTGATCGTAACCAACACAGGTAACGTAGCCTCTACCAGCGTCGAAATCCTGGACATTCTGCCCTGGGTAGGCGACCAGGGCGTGATTGACCCAACGGCCCGTCTGACCGAGTGGCGGCCCAACCTGGTCACGCCGATTCAAACGCCCGCGGGGGTTACGGTTTATTACAGCACCGCCACCAACCCCTGCCGGACGGATTACGTAGCCGCAGGCCCCGCAGGCTGTACCCCCGCCGACCCCACCACGATTCAGTCGCTGAAGCTGGACTTTGGCACGAAAGTGCTGCAACCCGGCGATCAGATCGAACTGAGCTGGGATATGCGCGCGCCGGTGACAGCTCCCACTAACAACGAAATTGCCTGGAACTCCTTTGGTTTCAAGGCAAAACGGCAGGACAACAATGACCCGTTCCTGCCCTCGGAGCCGTTTAAGGTAGGTATCAAAGTAAAGGCCGATGTGAACAGCAGCTACGGTAACTTTGTTTGGCTCGATGCGAACAAAAACGGTATTCAGGATGCGGGAGAAACGGGTATCGACGGGGTGCGGGTTGAACTGCACAAAGACAACGGCGACAACGTTAACGACCCCAAAACCGATCCGCTTATTGCCTTCACCTCAACGGCCAACGGCGGTTTGTACCTGTTCCCCGGCCTTGCCCCCGGCAATTACTACGCGGTGTTCTTCCTGCCGCCGGGCTACGAGACATCGCCCGCCAATGCGACAAGCGACGATAAAGATTCGGACGGCATTGCGGGTATCTGCAACGGTAGTCGGGTAACGATTGCCCCCATCACCAGCCTGAGCGCTACCGAAAACGATCTGACCTGGGATCAGGGGATCTTCCCGGCCAAAGCTGCGGTTGGCAACTATGTGTGGTTCGACGAGAATCAGAACAATATCCAGGACGAGTCCTCAGCCAACGGCATCAACGGCGTGATCGTTTGCCTGTACACCTCAACCGGGGTATTCTCAGCCAGTACGGTGACAACCAACGACGTGTACGGTCGGCCGGGGTATTACCTGTTCGATCAGCTGGAAGCTGGTTCGTATTATGTGCAGTTCAAGCCGACTCCCGACAAAACCTACACACCGGGTAGTGGCTCGCAAGGTGGTTCGACAAGCGACGAAACCGACTCCGACGTGGACCCGGCAACGGGCAGAACGGCCACCTTTACCCTTGCTCCGGGTGAGATTAATTTGACCTGGGATGCCGGTCTGATTATTCAAACGGGTCCCTACAAACTGGGTAACTATGTCTGGAGTGACACTAATAACAATGGTCTGGTTGATAAGGATGAGGTTGGCCTGAACGGGGTAACTGTAAACCTGTACAACGACCGGAACAACGATAACAAGCCACAGGCCGACGAGCAGGTGACGACAACCATCACGGGTACGGTGGCGGGTATCGACGGTGTCTACACGTTTGACCGGTTGCCGGCAGGTAATTACATCGTACAGATTCCCGACGTGAATTTCAAAGGTGTACTGCTCGATTATGTCAGCAGCACGGGCAACGACCCTGCTCCCGACCCGGACAATAACGTTGAAAACGACGATAACGGAAGTGCCGTTGTTGACTGTGGCATTATCAGCAAGCCCATTACGCTCAGTGCCGTTGCCGAACCGCTGGACGGTGGCTACACCAACTACTCGGTTGACTTTGGCTTCTACAAGTGTATCAAGCCCGATTATGCTGCCAGTGTCGTGCAACCCACCTGTGCGGGGGGCCTCGGCAGTATCAGCATCGGCGGAGGAACCATCGGCGACAAAGTTGGCTATTCAATTGGTACTACCTTCACGGGGTCCTATTCCACGGCAGTAGCCATCAGCAGCCTGACAAATGGCGTTGTTGTGGGTAACATCAACGGCTCCTCTACCGACGTGACCTATACCGTTCGGGTGTTTAACGGCGAAGAGGTTTGTTACAACGACTTTACATTCACGATTGCCAAACTGGAATGTTGCGTTACGCCAACGAACGTGGCAGCGACAGCATTGCCAGCCAATGTAGCGCCCGGTGCTACCGTCACGCTCAATGCTACAGCGACAGGCACAACTTCTGGAACAACCACCTATACCTGGAGTGGTCCGGGCATCAGCAGTCCTACCGCTACTACGATTTCGAGTCGCACAGTAGCGGCTCCGGCCACAACGGGTCTTTATACCTATACCGTGCTGGTGAGTAATGGGGCAGGCTGCGAGGCTACGGCAACGGTTAGCCTGACGGTAGAAATCCCCTGCGCCCTTACGACCACCGCCACGCCCGGAACCTGCGACCCGGCAACGAACCGATACACGGTTTCGGGTACGATCAGCCTGACGAGTGCTACGGCGGGCACCGCCACTATCACTGACGGAGCCGTCAGCACAACCGTAAGCGTACCGGCCGGTGCAACGTCGGTGGCTTACTCGCTAACGGGCCTCACTTCAGGCACGGGCTCGCACACCGTAACGGTGAGCCTGCCCGGTTGCGGCACGGCTTCGGCGACGTACACAGCACCGGTCAGCTGCACAGTAGCCGCCACCATCGATGTCACTTCGGCGACGGTATGTTACGGTAACTCGGCCACGCTGACGGCTTCGGGTTGCACCGGTACAGTAACCTGGAGCAACGGCACATCGGGCACTACCCTGGTGACGCCCGCTCTGACCCAAACTACAAGCTACACGGCCACTTGCACCACGGCCACCTCGAGCACCTTCGCGGTAGGTACGGTAACTGTATTGCCCCAACCGGTACTCAACCTGAGCGCCAGCTCAACACTGGTTACGGTTGGCTCAAATGTGACGCTGACGGCCGCCGGTTGTGCGGGTACAATTACCTGGAGCAACGGATCAACGGGAACCAGCATCGTGGTGACCCCGACACAACCGTCGCAGACCTACTCGGCCACCTGTACGACGGGTCCCGCTTGCTTCACGACCGCTTCGATCGTACTTAATACGATCCCCCCCTGCTCGGTGAGCTTGGTCGTGACGGCGGGAACCTGCCAGTCGGCAACGAACACCTTCTCCGCCACGGCGACGTTGACGGCAAACAATTTGCTTCAGCCCCAATCTGTCACACTGACGCTGGGTGGTCAGTCGCAAGTCTTTAGCCTCACGGCATCAGGAGAAAATACGGTACAGATGACTGTTGACGGTCTACCGGCCAATGGTACTACGGGCACGGCAACAGCCCTGTTTGCAGGTACGGCATGCGGCTCGGCCAGCGCCACGTTTGCGGCACCCGCTTCTTGCTCGGCAGCGCCCTCGGTAACTCTTGAGAAACGGGTGAGTGCCCTCGAAGTCCGACTGGGTGATGTGGTTTCATACACGCTGACACTGACCAACACTAGCCCCGTTTCGGCTACCAATCTGGTGGTAACCGACACCTTTAGTGCCAGCATCGCATTCGTTCCGGGTTCAGCTACAGCGTCGGCAGGTAACTTCACCCAGAATCCAACGGGTGGTACGTGGAGCGTGGCTACGCTACCCGCTGGAACAACTGCGACACTGGTGTTTAGCGTGAGCCTGGTTACCGAAGGAATTACCATCAACACGGCGACACTGCCCACCTCCGACACCGTCATTGAAACCAAGGTATGCACTACGGTACCGTATTTGGTTTGCAAAGGACAGCCTTTCGCCATCCGGCTGACGGTGCCCTCGGGATATAGCCGCTACCAGTGGTACCTCACGGCACCCGGTGCAACCACCTCAACGCTGGTTGCCGATGGTTCGCTCAACTCGTTTACGGCAACCCTCCCCGGAACCTACGGCGTTGTTGCCGACGGTGGGGCGCTGGGCAACTGCACCAGCCAATCGTGCTGTCAGATTGTGATTCAGGAAACGGAAGTACCCCTGTTTACACTCGTGACGCAGAAGCCAACCTGCGTTGGTGCTACACCACAGGCCGACGGTCAGTTGCAGATTACGGGCCTGCCCACAACCGGCCGTTACCAGTACCAGTATTCGCCCACAACCAGCTTCGATGCCGCCACGGCCCAGCCCGCTCAGGCTGCGGCTATCCCGGCTAACGGATTTATTGCCAGCAATTTGACCGAGGGCAATTACACCGTTCGGGTGACGGATACGCAGACGGGTTGTTTCCGCGATGTAACGGTCGGCTTATCGGCAAACTGCGCCTGCCCAACCAACAAGTGCGTACCGATTACGGTATCCAAAATTCAGAAGTAA
- a CDS encoding LytR/AlgR family response regulator transcription factor: MTPLRILIVDNDPIDVIKLKVCIEELGHTWLAATDTVGQARDLILQEKPDLVICDLITNVDEGCMEVMELLETLMIPVLFATRYPQDKLYEKLTQRPMMGYMVKPVHRLSLRSYMELVYPNTRKLLEEQALRDRRFLLLRDLQNKAVKVSLSTIKWVSTQGNYCDIYTTEQRFVRKISLNKLLPELDERFVRVHYSYAVNMDFIDALDANMLYVGETAIPIGRSYKKGLMQLLHTRQREPNTSAVGGA; this comes from the coding sequence ATGACTCCCCTTCGAATTCTAATTGTCGACAATGACCCCATTGATGTAATCAAACTGAAAGTATGTATCGAAGAACTGGGCCATACGTGGCTTGCTGCTACCGATACTGTTGGGCAGGCCCGCGATCTAATTCTTCAGGAAAAGCCTGATCTCGTTATTTGTGATCTGATTACAAACGTAGACGAAGGCTGCATGGAGGTAATGGAATTGCTGGAGACCCTCATGATTCCGGTCCTGTTTGCTACCCGGTATCCACAGGATAAGCTCTACGAAAAGCTGACGCAGCGCCCCATGATGGGGTATATGGTCAAACCGGTCCATCGTCTCTCGTTGCGGAGCTACATGGAGCTGGTGTATCCAAATACCCGCAAATTGCTGGAAGAGCAGGCCCTGCGCGACCGCCGGTTCTTACTCCTGCGCGATTTGCAGAACAAAGCGGTCAAGGTTTCGCTGAGTACAATCAAGTGGGTTAGTACGCAGGGTAACTATTGTGATATTTACACGACAGAACAGCGCTTTGTGCGCAAAATTTCGCTCAATAAATTACTCCCCGAACTCGACGAACGGTTCGTGCGGGTGCATTACAGCTACGCGGTCAATATGGATTTTATCGACGCATTAGATGCCAATATGCTGTATGTAGGCGAAACAGCGATCCCGATCGGACGATCGTACAAAAAAGGATTGATGCAGCTTCTGCACACGCGGCAGCGTGAGCCAAACACTTCAGCAGTGGGAGGAGCGTAA
- a CDS encoding SanA/YdcF family protein, whose amino-acid sequence MNTSVYSSDQSNGASSRRPYPARLVKRMVKILILSGFVSVVVVLLCNWWVVTSTRSQIYFNIHQLPSNDVALVLGTSKFVRSGKENLFFRYRMEATARLWKEGKIKYIILSGNNDSEYYNEPMDMQKALLKLGVPEDVMTLDYAGFRTFDSVVRCKEVFNQDKITIVSQNFHNARALYIGNHEGIEAIAFAAQDVPDGYSLRTLIREYMARPYAMLDVYLIRPKPERGNWPKTR is encoded by the coding sequence ATGAATACGAGCGTGTACTCATCTGATCAAAGCAACGGTGCATCGTCACGGCGGCCTTATCCGGCTCGGCTGGTTAAGCGCATGGTCAAAATTCTGATTCTGTCAGGATTTGTGAGCGTGGTGGTTGTACTGCTCTGCAACTGGTGGGTGGTTACCAGCACACGCAGCCAGATTTATTTCAATATCCATCAGCTTCCTTCCAACGATGTGGCTCTGGTGCTGGGCACGAGTAAGTTTGTGCGCAGTGGGAAAGAAAACCTGTTTTTCCGGTACCGGATGGAAGCCACCGCCCGGCTTTGGAAAGAAGGGAAAATCAAATACATCATTCTAAGCGGCAACAACGACTCGGAGTATTACAACGAACCGATGGACATGCAGAAAGCCCTGCTTAAGCTGGGTGTGCCCGAAGATGTGATGACGCTCGATTATGCCGGTTTCCGGACGTTCGATTCGGTGGTACGCTGCAAAGAAGTGTTCAACCAGGACAAGATTACGATTGTATCCCAGAACTTCCATAACGCCCGCGCCCTGTATATAGGTAACCATGAGGGCATTGAAGCCATTGCCTTTGCCGCGCAGGATGTTCCCGATGGGTACTCGCTACGTACACTCATTCGCGAGTATATGGCCCGCCCCTACGCTATGCTCGATGTGTACCTGATTCGGCCAAAACCCGAAAGAGGAAACTGGCCCAAAACCCGCTAA